A genomic stretch from Aedes albopictus strain Foshan chromosome 2, AalbF5, whole genome shotgun sequence includes:
- the LOC109420048 gene encoding UBX domain-containing protein 7 encodes MSTEENVKSLGEITGLKPEQAASLLTAYNGNLEGAINAFFENPEGVLNPEPPVVINDDEEDEVRAPIPRKMEVLLPAEDTTRGRLKRRGATITEVPFRNFELEGRLQEQMLMQGQGPSSKKVTRLEALFMPPFEILFSGSFDMAQRHGKSVDKWILVNLQDDLNFTCQTLNRDLWSDPRLKDFLRNNLIFWQTSNKTTDGAKFKTFYKVTNEPYIGMIDPRTGEEVQTFSTSDPDPVKFLSTLKSFLTENKSPHGKEVKFVESSFMRPSTSQASSSGANGSKAPSSSKPIWIPDEDEEEEFQEITDSSDSDLEPDTPTSKSPSKQATIPTETPTSPPILSSDDEANLPPTEKTRIMLKMPGDVTERLFFRSSRTLDHTKAKLMNKFTTKFADQKGKSVRFFCPAVKTDLASLEGSRTLLDLKIHPNAVIHVTVDD; translated from the coding sequence ATGTCCACAGAGGAAAATGTTAAATCGCTGGGGGAAATTACCGGTCTGAAGCCGGAACAGGCAGCCAGTCTGTTGACGGCTTACAATGGCAATCTGGAGGGAGCGATTAATGCGTTTTTCGAGAATCCTGAAGGCGTTTTGAACCCCGAACCGCCGGTTGTGATCAACGATGATGAGGAAGACGAGGTGCGGGCGCCAATTCCTAGGAAGATGGAAGTGCTCCTTCCGGCGGAAGATACCACAAGGGGACGATTGAAACGACGAGGTGCCACAATCACGGAGGTGCCCTTCCGGAATTTTGAACTTGAAGGGAGGCTACAGGAACAAATGCTAATGCAGGGACAAGGACCCTCATCGAAGAAAGTAACCCGGCTGGAGGCTCTTTTTATGCCACCGTTTGAAATACTATTCTCCGGCAGCTTTGACATGGCTCAGAGGCACGGGAAAAGCGTGGATAAGTGGATCCTGGTAAATCTACAGGACGACCTCAATTTTACCTGTCAAACTTTGAACAGAGATTTGTGGTCCGATCCGCGGTTAaaagatttcctcaggaacaATTTAATTTTCTGGCAAACATCCAACAAGACGACGGATGGAGCCAAATTTAAAACATTCTACAAAGTCACCAATGAACCGTATATTGGGATGATTGATCCTCGCACTGGGGAAGAGGTACAAACATTTTCGACTAGCGACCCGGATCCGGTCAAGTTCTTGTCCACTCTGAAATCCTTCCTGACAGAAAACAAATCTCCCCACGGAAAGGAGGTAAAATTCGTGGAATCCAGCTTTATGCGCCCTTCGACATCACAGGCCTCTTCAAGCGGCGCCAACGGTTCTAAAGCCCCTAGCTCCAGCAAGCCCATCTGGATTCCGGACGAAGACGAGGAAGAAGAGTTCCAGGAAATTACAGACAGCAGCGACAGCGACCTAGAGCCGGACACTCCCACGTCCAAATCTCCCTCCAAACAGGCGACAATCCCAACGGAAACGCCCACCTCGCCGCCAATACTCAGCTCAGATGATGAGGCCAATCTTCCACCGACGGAAAAAACTCGCATTATGCTCAAAATGCCGGGAGATGTGACCGAGCGGTTATTTTTCCGCAGTTCTCGAACGCTGGATCACACGAAAGCGAAACTCATGAACAAATTCACCACCAAATTCGCCGACCAGAAGGGTAAATCTGTTCGGTTCTTCTGCCCGGCCGTGAAAACGGATCTGGCCTCGCTCGAAGGAAGTCGGACACTGCTCGATTTGAAGATTCACCCGAATGCGGTCATACACGTGACCGTGGACGACTGA